The following proteins are encoded in a genomic region of Triticum dicoccoides isolate Atlit2015 ecotype Zavitan chromosome 1B, WEW_v2.0, whole genome shotgun sequence:
- the LOC119320599 gene encoding 60S ribosomal protein L23, whose translation MSKRGRGGSAGNKFRMSLGLPVAATVNCADNTGAKNLYIISVKGIKGRLNRLPSACVGDMVMATVKKGKPDLRKKVMPAVIVRQRKPWRRKDGVFMYFEDNAGVIVNPKGEMKGSAITGPIGKECADLWPRIASAANAIV comes from the exons ATGTCGAAGCGCG GGAGGGGAGGATCGGCGGGGAACAAGTTCCGGATGTCGCTTGGTCTGCCGGTGGCAGCGACGGTGAACTGCGCCGACAACACGGGCGCCAAGAACCTGTACATCATCTCCGTGAAGGGCATCAAGGGAAGGCTCAACCGCCTGCCGTCGGCCTGCGTCGGCGACATGGTCATGGCCACCGTCAAGAAGGGGAAGCCCGACCTCAGGAAGAAGGTCATGCCGGCGGTCATCGTGCGCCAGCGCAAGCCATGGCGCCGAAAGGACGGTGTCTTCATGTACTTCGAAG ATAATGCTGGGGTGATTGTGAATCCGAAGGGTGAGATGAAAG GATCTGCTATCACAGGACCCATTGGTAAGGAGTGTGCTGATCTCTGGCCTAGGATCGCTAGCGCAGCAAATGCCATTGTCTGA